Within Petrotoga sp. 9PW.55.5.1, the genomic segment ATTTTTTCTGAAATATAAATTGACTATATTTAGAAAAAATCATTTAAAAAAATCGGTCTTAAAACTGTTTCTTAACATAACCCTAATTTCATCTAATAATAAATTAAATAAAGAGTGATATAATAAAAAATAAGATAAATTGGATTTTTTAGGAGTGAAATTTGTAAAATGAACGATGCAAATGTAGATTATGAGTGTTTGGTTTGTTTACTTAACCATTCTAATGAATTAATGAACCAGGTTAAAAACAAATCAAAAGATGCTCCAAAAGAACTTTTTGATGGTTATAAGAACATGATTTTACAAACTTTTGAGAAAATAGATTTCTCTCAAACTCATTATGAGTTAAAAAAGACTTTTTATGATGTTTTCTTTGAAATTTTTGGTGAGGAAGATTATTTTAATAACCATAAAACCGATCTAAATCAAAGGTTTTTAGAAATATACGAAGATTTGTTGGATTTTTGTTTTTCTTACCAAGATCCTTTGTATGCGGCTAATAAGTTATCTATAATGGGGGAGCTTTTATGTCAAAATTCCAACAATTTTTTTGGAGAGCTTGAAATACAAATAAAAAGTTTCTTTAACAGTAAAAAAATAATCTTAGATGATATTGAAGAACTCAAAAAAGAATTGGGAAAATCGAGATTTTTGTTATTTATTCATAATTATGCTGGAGAAATTGTTTTTGATAAAGTTTTTATAAGGGTTATAAAAGAGTTCTACCCTGATATAATTATACATTCCGCTCTGAAATCTAAACCCATATATATATC encodes:
- a CDS encoding DUF89 domain-containing protein, encoding MNDANVDYECLVCLLNHSNELMNQVKNKSKDAPKELFDGYKNMILQTFEKIDFSQTHYELKKTFYDVFFEIFGEEDYFNNHKTDLNQRFLEIYEDLLDFCFSYQDPLYAANKLSIMGELLCQNSNNFFGELEIQIKSFFNSKKIILDDIEELKKELGKSRFLLFIHNYAGEIVFDKVFIRVIKEFYPDIIIHSALKSKPIYISATKKDAEEIFLKEVSLPFESGSKYLGTSLNDTFLSFQNIYNEADLVIAKGQSNFQSLMNENGKKPVYFSFVTKCQKVSSFLNVNRGDLVFKKF